A portion of the Edaphobacter lichenicola genome contains these proteins:
- a CDS encoding PAS domain S-box protein, which translates to MTSRFQSYFFATAMCVFATILSRISGAPSSCYHLSIVICSLYGGRRAGILSVVLSIVCFDYLFLPPHFHFAVEHSAYPRFAAFIGTAVCINLVIEAKQRGDRARREVEEQHRVICETALDGVLSIGHHDQVLLVNSSAAAIFGYPATEMIGQPITLFVTQFHAENKSTVVETTGTRRDGTEFIAEISTGKVASSSKCGGVVFVRDITERKGAENALRTSESYLAAAQRVSHTGSFGWNVSSGKIVWSAETFRIAGVDPNLQPTLQLIYERIHPEDRASVKEIMQASSKQGLDLDFEHRFVLPDGSVKFVRVLGKAVHDRLGRVEYIGAAMDVTASKTASESLQKMEKRLARASQIATLGEVSASIAHEINQPLTAIIANAHMCLDSLSSSQVDTASAQALAQEILDCSYQASDVVQRMRNLFKGGTFENIPLDINEVIKEVLNLIRSEAAKRRLVLEMDIQPELPAVLGDRIQIQQVMVNLCINGLDAMNSLIDRPRKLSVRTRVHGEALIRVEVQDSGVGLQDPDRIFEAFFTTKENGMGMGLPICRSIIELHKGSLWPQKDDGHGTTFCFTLPVSRRTVASSRTYAAVETLVSYGTDS; encoded by the coding sequence ATGACTTCTAGGTTTCAGAGCTATTTCTTCGCGACGGCCATGTGCGTCTTCGCGACCATTCTGTCCAGAATCTCTGGTGCCCCATCTTCCTGCTACCACCTGTCGATTGTGATTTGCAGTCTATATGGCGGACGAAGAGCTGGCATACTCTCGGTGGTCCTCTCCATTGTGTGCTTCGATTATCTCTTTCTGCCTCCTCACTTTCACTTCGCCGTCGAACACTCTGCGTATCCCCGTTTCGCTGCTTTTATCGGTACGGCAGTCTGCATCAACCTGGTCATCGAAGCCAAGCAACGGGGTGACCGGGCTCGCCGAGAGGTGGAAGAACAACATCGAGTCATTTGCGAGACAGCCTTGGACGGCGTACTTTCCATTGGCCATCATGACCAGGTTCTATTGGTCAACTCGTCCGCTGCAGCGATCTTCGGTTATCCCGCAACCGAAATGATAGGTCAACCAATCACTCTGTTTGTCACGCAGTTCCATGCTGAAAATAAGTCAACCGTTGTCGAAACGACAGGCACCCGCAGGGATGGAACGGAGTTTATTGCTGAGATTTCGACTGGCAAAGTCGCGTCGAGCAGCAAGTGCGGAGGGGTCGTTTTTGTTCGTGACATCACCGAGCGTAAAGGAGCTGAGAATGCGCTTCGCACTAGCGAGTCTTACTTGGCGGCGGCGCAGCGAGTAAGCCACACTGGCAGTTTTGGATGGAACGTTTCAAGCGGGAAAATAGTTTGGTCGGCCGAGACATTCCGAATCGCCGGCGTCGATCCAAATTTGCAACCGACGCTACAGTTGATTTACGAGAGGATCCATCCAGAGGACAGGGCTTCCGTTAAGGAGATCATGCAGGCTTCGTCGAAGCAGGGCCTGGATCTGGATTTCGAACATCGTTTTGTTCTCCCGGATGGTTCAGTCAAGTTTGTCCGGGTCTTGGGAAAAGCCGTTCACGATAGATTGGGACGGGTTGAGTACATTGGCGCAGCGATGGATGTAACCGCCAGCAAGACTGCCTCAGAGTCTTTGCAGAAGATGGAAAAGAGGCTTGCCCGCGCCTCACAGATCGCAACCCTTGGCGAGGTGTCCGCCTCGATTGCACACGAAATCAACCAGCCCTTGACGGCGATTATAGCCAACGCTCACATGTGTCTTGATTCGCTCTCCTCAAGCCAGGTCGACACAGCCAGTGCGCAAGCTCTCGCTCAGGAGATCCTGGATTGCAGCTACCAGGCGAGTGACGTCGTACAGCGCATGCGCAATCTCTTCAAAGGCGGGACCTTCGAAAATATACCGCTCGACATCAATGAAGTAATAAAAGAGGTGTTGAATCTTATTCGGAGCGAGGCCGCAAAGAGACGGCTTGTACTGGAGATGGACATACAACCCGAACTCCCGGCAGTATTAGGGGATCGCATACAGATTCAGCAGGTTATGGTGAATCTGTGCATCAACGGCCTGGACGCGATGAACTCACTCATCGATCGCCCACGCAAATTGTCTGTACGGACAAGGGTTCATGGCGAGGCTTTAATCAGGGTCGAAGTTCAGGATAGTGGAGTCGGCTTGCAGGATCCGGACAGAATCTTCGAGGCATTCTTCACAACCAAAGAAAATGGTATGGGCATGGGGCTTCCCATCTGTCGTTCGATCATAGAACTGCATAAAGGCAGTCTCTGGCCACAGAAAGACGACGGACATGGAACCACGTTCTGTTTCACGCTCCCTGTGTCGCGTCGTACCGTGGCCTCTTCCCGGACCTACGCTGCGGTTGAAACTTTGGTCTCTTACGGCACGGATAGTTGA
- the galA gene encoding beta-galactosidase GalA — protein MKTVSRRDVLKTGLLVPAAAAVQGIGSLGTTEAAAEVWSPLPATATRDSSGQNAASGAGRERLLLDFGWRFHFGNADDSSKDFGFGSGRAGNFQKTGNFLPAGAIAFDDGDWRSVDLPHDWAVELPFQNDPALASKGFYPLGRTYPATSVGWYRRVFDLPTADADKRITIEFDGSYRETMVVFNGFYIGTHSGGYDPFRFDVTDFARPGGRNVLLVRVDATLSDGWFYEGAGIYRHVWLVKTHPVHVKQWGTFVRSQVQSGKATLTVRTEVNNDSNSTQNTRVLSTVLAPSGNAVGKAAASLTAIPAGEERSFDQEIAVSQPLLWSLEERNRYRLVTEVEVGGEVVDRYETPFGIRTLKFDAERGFFLNGNSVKLKGTCNHQDHAGIGAALPDAVQYYRIRKLQEMGCNSIRTSHNPPTAELLDACDELGMLVFDETRMMSSNPEGLSQFGDLVRRDRNHPSVFMWSMGNEEGQANTETGLHILTAMKALATEYDGSRPVSIAPIRAIGVGGLVVCDVMGYNYMDPEAEQYHKAHPERPIVGTETVSAVGTRGIYVTDPAKGFVGSYDPYTTTGRASAEGWWSFCNSRPWCSGGFVWTGFDYRGEPSPNEWPNISSQYGIIDTCGFPKDTFFYYQSWWTSKPVLHLFPHWNWPEMEGKEIAVWVYSNLDKVELFFNGQSLGVKDMKKDSHLAWTVKYAPGAIEARGYKDGKVVMTAKRETTGAAAKLVMSADRQEVSSDGEDVAMFAVEVQDAQGRVLPITDNEVTFRVSGQGQLIGVGNGDPTDHESDKSTSRKAFAGLCMALVQATKTAGNITVEATSPGLTPASVTVVAKGVMLRPQVALWNREIPTGSGITGLWRPVPSTGGDSGLLALLRGAGSSVFALRQDGGRVAGTVEGTAGGFFGGADVPVPITEGKIDGDQVSFKAGNNTFTGTLKGEQIELQQTTSGGFRIPTPAKEEPGRPAVGPPPDGSDPSINPSRFRGNPPIVLRRAQR, from the coding sequence ATGAAAACGGTTTCACGTCGCGATGTATTGAAGACCGGCCTGCTGGTACCAGCCGCGGCCGCAGTTCAAGGAATAGGCTCGCTTGGCACGACCGAAGCTGCCGCAGAAGTTTGGAGTCCACTACCTGCGACGGCCACACGCGACTCTTCAGGTCAAAATGCGGCCTCTGGCGCTGGACGCGAACGTCTTCTGCTGGATTTCGGCTGGCGCTTTCACTTCGGGAATGCGGACGACTCATCCAAAGACTTTGGATTCGGGAGTGGGAGGGCAGGGAATTTCCAGAAGACCGGGAATTTCCTTCCCGCAGGAGCTATTGCGTTCGACGATGGTGATTGGCGAAGTGTCGATCTTCCCCACGACTGGGCTGTCGAGCTGCCGTTCCAGAATGATCCCGCGCTAGCCAGTAAGGGGTTCTATCCGCTCGGGCGGACCTACCCGGCCACGAGCGTCGGGTGGTATCGCCGGGTCTTCGACCTTCCCACCGCGGACGCTGACAAACGGATCACGATCGAGTTTGACGGCTCGTATCGAGAGACGATGGTGGTGTTCAACGGTTTTTACATCGGCACCCATAGCGGCGGATACGATCCGTTCCGTTTCGATGTGACCGACTTTGCGAGGCCAGGTGGCAGGAACGTCCTGCTGGTTCGCGTGGATGCGACCTTGAGCGATGGCTGGTTTTACGAAGGTGCCGGAATCTACAGGCACGTCTGGCTGGTGAAGACACACCCGGTACATGTAAAGCAGTGGGGCACGTTCGTGCGAAGCCAGGTTCAATCAGGCAAAGCCACGCTTACTGTGCGCACTGAAGTCAATAACGATAGCAATTCCACGCAGAACACACGCGTCCTCTCTACGGTACTCGCTCCGTCCGGGAATGCAGTAGGGAAAGCGGCAGCATCCTTGACAGCTATACCTGCTGGAGAAGAGAGAAGCTTCGATCAGGAGATAGCAGTCAGCCAGCCTCTCTTGTGGTCTCTCGAGGAGAGGAATCGCTACAGGCTGGTGACCGAAGTGGAGGTGGGCGGTGAGGTTGTGGATCGCTACGAGACGCCGTTTGGCATTCGCACCTTGAAGTTCGACGCAGAGAGGGGCTTCTTTCTGAATGGGAACTCCGTGAAGCTAAAAGGAACCTGCAATCACCAGGACCACGCCGGGATTGGCGCGGCACTTCCGGATGCGGTTCAGTACTACCGCATACGAAAGCTTCAGGAGATGGGTTGCAACTCTATCCGTACCTCGCATAATCCTCCGACTGCGGAGCTCCTCGATGCCTGCGATGAGTTGGGGATGCTGGTGTTCGATGAGACGCGCATGATGTCGTCCAATCCAGAAGGTTTGAGCCAGTTCGGCGATCTGGTGCGGCGTGACCGCAATCATCCGAGCGTCTTTATGTGGTCGATGGGGAATGAAGAAGGCCAGGCGAACACGGAGACAGGACTGCATATTTTGACCGCAATGAAAGCACTTGCGACTGAATACGACGGTTCGCGTCCCGTGTCGATCGCTCCCATCCGCGCAATTGGAGTTGGTGGCCTGGTGGTGTGCGACGTGATGGGCTACAACTACATGGACCCGGAGGCTGAGCAATATCATAAGGCGCATCCCGAACGTCCGATCGTCGGCACCGAGACGGTGAGTGCCGTCGGCACACGCGGCATCTATGTCACCGATCCGGCGAAAGGGTTTGTGGGTTCGTACGATCCGTACACGACAACGGGCCGCGCCTCGGCGGAAGGCTGGTGGAGCTTCTGCAATTCGCGGCCGTGGTGCTCGGGCGGCTTCGTGTGGACTGGGTTCGACTATCGCGGCGAGCCATCGCCGAATGAGTGGCCCAACATTAGCTCGCAGTATGGAATTATCGATACCTGCGGCTTCCCCAAAGATACGTTCTTTTACTACCAGTCGTGGTGGACTTCCAAGCCGGTTCTCCATCTCTTCCCGCACTGGAATTGGCCAGAGATGGAGGGGAAAGAGATCGCGGTCTGGGTTTATTCGAACCTGGATAAGGTGGAGCTGTTCTTCAATGGCCAGAGTCTGGGCGTGAAGGATATGAAAAAGGACTCCCATCTGGCGTGGACCGTCAAATATGCTCCCGGGGCTATCGAGGCACGCGGGTATAAAGACGGCAAGGTAGTGATGACGGCCAAGCGTGAGACTACTGGGGCCGCTGCCAAGTTGGTAATGAGCGCGGATCGACAGGAGGTCTCCTCCGATGGCGAGGATGTGGCTATGTTCGCCGTCGAGGTTCAGGATGCTCAAGGCCGCGTCCTCCCCATCACCGATAACGAAGTGACATTCCGGGTTTCAGGGCAGGGACAACTCATTGGTGTAGGCAACGGTGATCCCACCGATCATGAATCCGATAAGAGTACATCGCGAAAAGCCTTCGCCGGTCTCTGCATGGCACTGGTGCAGGCAACCAAGACTGCCGGGAACATCACCGTTGAGGCGACGTCTCCAGGACTGACGCCGGCCAGCGTCACGGTTGTGGCAAAAGGCGTGATGCTTCGTCCGCAAGTGGCGCTATGGAACCGCGAGATTCCGACGGGCTCCGGCATCACGGGATTATGGAGACCGGTTCCGTCAACCGGGGGCGACTCCGGTCTCCTCGCGCTGCTCAGGGGCGCGGGCAGCAGTGTGTTCGCTCTGCGGCAGGATGGGGGTAGGGTAGCCGGCACGGTGGAGGGCACAGCTGGTGGGTTCTTTGGCGGCGCCGATGTGCCGGTCCCGATCACTGAAGGCAAGATCGATGGCGACCAAGTCTCCTTCAAAGCCGGAAACAACACTTTCACGGGGACACTGAAAGGCGAGCAGATCGAGCTGCAACAAACAACTTCAGGCGGCTTCCGTATACCGACACCCGCGAAGGAAGAACCAGGCCGTCCGGCAGTTGGGCCGCCGCCCGACGGTTCCGACCCGTCCATCAACCCATCGCGGTTTCGGGGGAATCCCCCGATTGTTCTGCGTCGGGCTCAGCGGTAA
- a CDS encoding phosphocholine-specific phospholipase C, protein MAHTRRDFLKLAAMLTGTAGVSGAIPESIQRAFAIEPEKGSTYLDAEHIVILMQENRSFDHALGTLQGVRGFNDPRAIRLPNGNSVFVQTDAAGDSYAPWRLDIRDTRITWMGSVPHTRHSQVDAWNGGNHDGWLEAKRSYSHEYASLPLTMGHYTREDLPFYYALADAFTVCDQNYCSAMTSTTPNRSVFWTGTVRDAQRVDSKVYMRNDEILSGGMTWKTYPERLHEAGISWQFYQNELTNAGGLNHEEQAWLSNFGCNLLEYFAAYNIEAYPGAVSAMQDQIASLTQQVAKMEHGLADEKDSHAIAQLQTRLTSNKNQIEKLNAALANSGESRYKTLTVQQQALHNAAFVTNAGDPHYHSLDDLTFDDGKQLEMKVPKGDILHQFRQDVNEGKLPTVSWLSAPEKFSDHPTSPWYGAWYVSEVMDVLTKNPEVWKKTIFILTYDENDGYFDHAPSFVASDPKRPQTGRASDGIDTGIEYTYAEDEIVQGVAEEQARSGPIGMGFRVPMIIASPWSRGGWVNSQLFDHTSTLMFLEDFIQKKYDKKVKEENISTWRRSISGDLTSCFRPYDPKEVKIDFLDRNKFVVGIQKARYKEIPSGFKKLNAEQIEQINRNPLHAKFTSHQEKGVRPSCSLPYELYADGRLGADRIGFELRLKAGNAVHGKRSSGSPFNVYLRNTNKSAANDSGLMVATYAVKAGDTLSEDIPLPVFTDGRYSIDVHGPNGFYRSFKGDPHSPAVQVQVAYERKGSALTGNIEILLHNPSTQPFKVTVRDNSYGSGATSKTIVAAHDASVVLHLKKSSGWYDFTVMTEGSQAEAHFAGRVETGHSSFTDPLMGGVVTKGSA, encoded by the coding sequence ATGGCGCACACAAGACGGGACTTTCTTAAACTTGCAGCGATGTTAACCGGGACTGCCGGCGTTTCCGGAGCCATTCCAGAATCAATTCAGCGAGCATTTGCTATCGAGCCGGAGAAGGGATCCACTTATCTCGATGCGGAACACATAGTCATCTTGATGCAGGAGAATCGATCTTTCGATCACGCACTTGGGACTCTGCAGGGCGTTCGTGGATTCAATGACCCTCGGGCGATTCGCCTTCCTAACGGCAACTCCGTCTTCGTGCAAACCGACGCAGCCGGAGATTCCTATGCACCCTGGCGACTGGATATTCGCGACACTCGCATTACCTGGATGGGATCGGTCCCACACACTCGCCACAGCCAGGTGGACGCCTGGAACGGCGGCAATCATGATGGATGGCTCGAGGCCAAGCGCTCGTACTCCCATGAGTACGCCAGCCTCCCCTTGACCATGGGGCATTACACCCGCGAGGACCTTCCGTTCTACTATGCTCTCGCAGATGCTTTCACGGTCTGCGACCAGAACTACTGCTCGGCGATGACCAGCACAACACCGAATCGCAGTGTCTTTTGGACGGGAACCGTGCGCGATGCGCAGCGAGTCGACTCCAAAGTCTACATGCGGAACGATGAGATCTTGAGCGGAGGGATGACCTGGAAGACTTATCCGGAACGCCTGCACGAAGCTGGAATCAGTTGGCAGTTCTATCAGAATGAGTTGACGAATGCAGGCGGCCTCAACCACGAGGAGCAGGCGTGGCTATCAAACTTCGGCTGCAACCTGTTGGAGTACTTCGCAGCCTACAACATTGAGGCATACCCCGGTGCTGTCTCTGCCATGCAGGATCAGATTGCTTCTCTCACACAACAAGTGGCAAAGATGGAACATGGGCTGGCAGACGAAAAGGATTCGCATGCGATCGCTCAGTTGCAGACAAGACTCACCAGCAACAAAAACCAAATCGAGAAGTTGAACGCAGCACTGGCAAATAGCGGTGAATCCCGCTACAAGACCCTCACCGTTCAACAACAGGCGCTCCACAACGCTGCATTTGTCACCAATGCCGGCGATCCACACTATCACTCGCTCGATGACCTCACCTTTGATGACGGGAAGCAACTGGAGATGAAGGTGCCGAAGGGGGATATCCTCCACCAGTTCCGTCAGGACGTAAACGAAGGAAAGCTCCCCACTGTCTCCTGGCTCAGCGCACCAGAAAAGTTCTCCGATCATCCAACGTCGCCCTGGTATGGAGCCTGGTACGTCTCCGAGGTGATGGACGTCCTGACCAAAAACCCGGAGGTCTGGAAGAAGACCATCTTCATCCTGACCTACGATGAGAACGATGGCTACTTCGATCATGCACCTTCGTTCGTCGCGTCGGATCCAAAGCGGCCACAGACGGGCCGAGCCTCTGACGGCATTGATACTGGCATCGAATATACCTATGCCGAGGATGAAATCGTGCAGGGCGTGGCGGAGGAGCAAGCGCGCTCCGGCCCTATCGGCATGGGTTTCCGAGTACCGATGATCATCGCTTCGCCCTGGAGCCGTGGCGGCTGGGTCAACTCCCAGCTCTTTGATCACACCTCGACCTTGATGTTCCTCGAAGATTTCATCCAGAAGAAGTACGACAAGAAGGTGAAGGAAGAAAACATCTCCACATGGAGGCGTTCTATCTCCGGGGACCTGACCTCGTGCTTCCGTCCGTACGATCCCAAAGAAGTAAAGATCGACTTTCTGGATCGCAACAAGTTCGTAGTCGGCATTCAGAAGGCACGCTACAAGGAGATTCCATCGGGTTTCAAGAAGCTGAACGCGGAACAGATCGAACAGATCAATCGCAACCCGCTCCACGCCAAGTTCACTTCGCATCAGGAGAAGGGAGTACGTCCCTCTTGTTCGCTTCCTTATGAACTTTATGCGGACGGGCGGCTGGGAGCCGACAGAATCGGCTTTGAACTACGCCTGAAAGCCGGCAACGCTGTTCACGGGAAGCGTTCGTCAGGTTCTCCCTTCAACGTGTACCTTCGCAACACCAACAAAAGCGCGGCGAACGATAGCGGGTTGATGGTGGCAACGTACGCCGTGAAGGCCGGCGATACGCTTTCGGAAGATATTCCGCTGCCCGTCTTCACGGATGGCCGTTACAGTATCGACGTGCACGGTCCAAACGGCTTCTATCGTTCTTTCAAGGGAGATCCGCATTCACCGGCTGTTCAGGTCCAGGTCGCGTACGAGCGAAAAGGATCGGCGCTCACCGGCAACATCGAGATACTTCTGCACAATCCCAGTACTCAACCTTTCAAGGTCACGGTGCGAGATAACTCGTATGGATCAGGAGCGACATCGAAGACCATCGTCGCCGCGCACGACGCTTCGGTCGTACTCCATCTGAAGAAGAGTTCCGGCTGGTACGACTTCACGGTGATGACCGAGGGATCGCAGGCAGAGGCTCACTTTGCAGGTCGTGTAGAGACGGGTCACTCCAGCTTCACCGATCCCTTGATGGGAGGCGTGGTGACCAAGGGAAGCGCATAG
- a CDS encoding PQQ-dependent sugar dehydrogenase — protein sequence MKHLAITGLFLAMAASIASAQINAGEQKPEPSLPFNMVQVATLNLPWKIAFLPDGRMLITEKVGGLQLVTQQGAKTPVTGVPAVLWKGQGGMLGVYLSPHYAKDHTVYLTYSEPGDPGGSSLALARAKLKIDKDAASLEGLQVIWRDGERGDGGQFGASVAFSPDSKFLFLSVGDRQRMTPAQDPNQPLGKILRLTLDGKPAPGNPMAGKTGAASVPIINPPEDTEAAKTAPVVRTYTFPGSNLTPSETWVSGLRTPYGLAFAPDGRLWELEHGPKGGDELNLIEPGKNYGWPLVSYAVNYDEVPIPSPDTRADLTKPVIYWTPVIAPGNLVFYKGAMFPQWNGSALASGLISKSITRITFDGKGGATPAERWDVGHRVRDVAVAPDGALWMIEDSKTGGLFRLTPK from the coding sequence ATGAAGCACTTAGCAATCACGGGGCTGTTCTTAGCTATGGCCGCGAGCATCGCATCTGCACAGATCAATGCAGGTGAACAGAAGCCAGAGCCTAGCCTGCCGTTCAACATGGTGCAGGTGGCGACGTTGAACCTGCCCTGGAAGATTGCTTTCCTGCCCGACGGACGGATGCTCATTACTGAGAAGGTCGGCGGTTTGCAGCTGGTCACTCAGCAAGGAGCGAAGACACCCGTTACCGGAGTACCAGCCGTTCTCTGGAAGGGGCAGGGTGGAATGCTGGGCGTCTATCTCTCGCCGCACTATGCCAAAGACCATACTGTCTATCTCACTTACTCAGAACCGGGCGATCCAGGCGGTTCGAGCTTGGCGCTTGCGCGGGCCAAGTTGAAGATCGACAAGGACGCAGCGAGCCTCGAGGGGCTCCAAGTGATCTGGCGCGACGGCGAGAGGGGTGATGGAGGACAGTTCGGCGCATCGGTTGCGTTTTCTCCGGATAGCAAATTTCTCTTCCTCTCCGTTGGCGATCGGCAGCGCATGACGCCAGCGCAGGACCCGAACCAGCCGCTTGGTAAGATTCTGCGCCTGACGCTCGATGGCAAGCCTGCTCCGGGTAATCCCATGGCCGGTAAGACAGGCGCGGCCAGTGTGCCCATTATTAATCCGCCTGAAGATACGGAAGCTGCAAAGACGGCGCCTGTCGTAAGAACGTATACCTTTCCCGGCTCAAACCTGACGCCATCGGAGACATGGGTTTCGGGACTCCGTACTCCGTATGGGCTGGCTTTTGCGCCCGATGGACGCTTGTGGGAGCTGGAACATGGCCCAAAGGGCGGCGATGAGCTGAACCTGATCGAACCCGGAAAAAACTATGGCTGGCCGTTGGTCTCCTACGCGGTCAACTACGATGAAGTGCCAATCCCAAGTCCGGACACGCGAGCTGACTTAACCAAGCCTGTCATCTACTGGACGCCGGTCATCGCTCCGGGCAACCTCGTCTTCTACAAAGGCGCTATGTTCCCGCAGTGGAACGGTTCAGCTCTTGCAAGCGGGCTGATATCGAAATCGATCACCCGCATCACGTTCGATGGAAAGGGAGGAGCGACGCCTGCTGAGCGATGGGATGTAGGTCACAGAGTCCGCGACGTTGCGGTCGCTCCTGACGGCGCGCTATGGATGATCGAGGATTCAAAGACGGGTGGTCTCTTCCGTTTGACGCCAAAATAA
- a CDS encoding c-type cytochrome has product MSTAKEMPTAMQTWKDDDDMDRKLQLVFGAMRALFCGICLSSVVFAQNLPDGTGKAEFIHNCLDCHSAGMVLRAKKTPDEWRKNVDDMAARGSDGSKEDIDKVVVYLDKYFATDKSGSAATTQTTAPASATGGPTVLNTSEIERAKRVIAENGCLACHRVEKQGAYTGPTLNGLKGRRTTDEIRAAIVHPHPTLDPSNNLIRLTTADGKTTVGRILSQSDHDVRVIDASGEVATYSKPELRQFTIIDTNPMVSYEEKIKEEDLDDLARYLGSLPSVDDSVQK; this is encoded by the coding sequence ATGTCGACCGCTAAGGAGATGCCGACGGCGATGCAGACCTGGAAGGACGATGACGATATGGACCGGAAACTTCAACTCGTGTTTGGGGCGATGCGTGCGTTATTTTGCGGGATTTGCCTATCAAGTGTAGTGTTTGCCCAAAATCTGCCGGACGGTACAGGCAAAGCAGAATTTATACACAACTGCTTGGACTGTCATTCAGCAGGGATGGTCCTCCGTGCGAAGAAGACCCCGGATGAGTGGAGAAAAAACGTCGATGACATGGCGGCTCGCGGTTCAGATGGCTCGAAGGAAGATATCGACAAAGTGGTCGTCTACCTGGACAAATATTTTGCAACAGACAAGTCTGGCTCGGCCGCGACAACACAAACCACGGCGCCTGCTTCGGCGACCGGCGGCCCCACTGTGCTGAATACTTCGGAGATCGAGCGCGCGAAACGCGTCATTGCTGAGAATGGTTGCCTTGCATGCCATCGTGTAGAAAAACAAGGAGCGTATACCGGACCGACATTGAATGGCCTTAAAGGCCGACGCACAACGGACGAGATACGGGCTGCTATTGTTCATCCACATCCAACCCTCGACCCGAGTAACAACCTCATTCGACTGACCACTGCCGACGGAAAGACGACCGTTGGCCGGATTCTGAGCCAGAGTGATCACGATGTGCGAGTTATCGATGCGTCAGGAGAAGTAGCTACCTATTCAAAGCCCGAGCTTCGCCAGTTCACGATCATTGATACCAATCCAATGGTTTCGTATGAAGAAAAAATCAAGGAAGAGGACTTGGATGACCTGGCACGCTATCTCGGTTCACTTCCGTCTGTCGATGACAGTGTTCAGAAGTGA